Proteins co-encoded in one Solea senegalensis isolate Sse05_10M linkage group LG8, IFAPA_SoseM_1, whole genome shotgun sequence genomic window:
- the LOC122773530 gene encoding CDGSH iron-sulfur domain-containing protein 1-like translates to MPQLTAPPTPTLPSSAFRLSKEHLMVALPVAVVAAVGGFLLSHYLSGRRCKKGQVNTTISKDCPKVVHSFDMEDIGTKAVYCRCWKSKKFPYCDGAHAKHNDETGDNVGPLVIKRKNN, encoded by the coding sequence ATGCCTCAGCTGACAGCGCCTCCGACACCCACTCTGCCCAGCTCGGCTTTCAGGTTATCAAAAGAGCATTTGATGGTAGCGTTGCCAGTCGCAGTGGTTGCGGCTGTTGGGGGATTCCTACTCAGCCATTACCTGTCCGGGCGGCGCTGTAAAAAGGGGCAAGTGAACACGACCATCAGCAAAGACTGTCCCAAAGTGGTCCACAGCTTTGACATGGAGGACATCGGCACCAAGGCTGTGTACTGCCGCTGCTGGAAGTCAAAGAAGTTCCCTTACTGTGACGGAGCACACGCCAAACACAACGACGAGACTGGGGACAACGTCGGGCCCCTCGTCATCAAGAGGAAGAATAATTAA